A genome region from Catenulispora sp. MAP5-51 includes the following:
- a CDS encoding glycoside hydrolase family 3 C-terminal domain-containing protein, with protein MRTLLAAGALFAASLAGLPGQAHAAAGSPFGGTPVALPGLVQAANYDTGGQGVAYNVTATNGTANSYRADSVDLETTADTSGTSSAGGAYDMGWTTPGQWFNYTVSVATAGTYSVAFRLSSPYGIADALHIADASGANLTGSVAVPNTGGYETWATVTASLILPAGTQTLTVKQDTNGWNFHNMAFTLTSSGGGGGSGDKPFGGTPAPVPGTVQIANYDTGGQGVAYNVTAANGSANSYRTDGVDLEATADTQDTSPPGGADDMGWTGAGQWFHYTVQVATSGVYTVSFRVAAPAAIADALHIADSTGANLSGAVAVPATGGYQTWATVTATVTLAAGAQTLTVAEDAAGFNIHFLSFAQGTNGGGGGGPTQYCGYQDLALDQPTTASSTYSATGNLASAATDGDPGTRWESAYSDPQWLEVDLGSQTSICAAALSWEAAYASAFQIQTSTDNTAWNTVYSTTTATGGSQSFTFSATARYIRMYATKRATQWGDSVFEFDVYGLTNVPPLSGGTGNGGNGVCPWVGSTAPVAQRVQQVLTTMNQTEEFTLLSGDGGSSYIGQVAAIPNLCIPPMNMQDGPTGVGDGTGGVTAYPDGESAASTWDPALIQQEGTAMGAEFAGKGVNVSLGPTTNLVRDPRWGRTYETYGEDPFLAGQITSAQVRGLQSQGVQAMVKHVAAYDQETYPNGGNNETVSNQALQELYLAPFESTIAQSAPASFMCSYAVVNGSASCQNSYMQTKSLDGAADYGGYITSDWGADYNNVASVVGGMDIGMPFPGSIPTDLANAVKAGTLSQYAVNAAVSRILTQMFAFGMFDNPASGSLSNTVTSAAHQQTALQLGQEGTVLLKNNGLLPLNPTSAKTVAVIGTDGGAGVEIAGGGSGTVTSANTIWPVTGIQNAVGPNVKVTYTQGDDNGTTDIPQAVSAAQAANDAIIYVSAPEGEESDLKTLDLSAADETMISDVAAVNPNTIVVINSGSPVVMPWLNSVAGVFENWYGGGETGAAVASLIFGAANPSGKLPVTFPSSLSQVPAQTTAQWPGTPTGPVYSEGVNIGYRWYQSQNITPAFPFGFGLSYTKFSFSNLAVGGFNANGQATVTATVTNTGSVAGAEVAQMYVGDPAASQDPPNQLAGFQRVMLNPGQSATVTFPLSIHNLASWSATDNQWEAQAGSYAIRVGDASSNLPLTGSTSLAHTLTGQVAAGASYAGVSSANTAVSANVTPNSGVAGSETVGVVNPFGYSSPKGTGVSFPMQAVDSNSAATLTYSATGLPPGISISGNGTISGSGTTLGTYTVTVTATDGAGVSGTATFVWSIVQ; from the coding sequence GTGCGTACCCTGCTGGCGGCGGGGGCGTTGTTCGCCGCGTCGCTGGCCGGTCTGCCCGGCCAGGCGCACGCCGCCGCCGGCAGCCCGTTCGGCGGCACGCCGGTCGCGCTGCCCGGTTTGGTGCAGGCCGCGAACTACGACACCGGCGGCCAGGGCGTCGCTTATAACGTCACCGCGACCAATGGCACCGCCAATAGTTATCGCGCCGACAGCGTCGATCTGGAGACCACGGCCGACACTTCGGGCACCAGCTCGGCCGGCGGTGCTTATGACATGGGGTGGACGACACCCGGGCAGTGGTTCAACTACACGGTCAGTGTTGCCACGGCAGGTACATACAGCGTCGCATTCCGTTTGTCCTCCCCGTATGGCATCGCTGACGCGTTGCACATCGCGGATGCTTCGGGGGCGAATCTGACCGGTTCGGTCGCTGTGCCGAACACCGGCGGCTATGAGACGTGGGCGACGGTCACCGCGAGTCTGATCCTGCCGGCGGGCACCCAGACGTTGACGGTGAAGCAGGACACGAACGGTTGGAACTTCCACAACATGGCCTTCACGCTCACCAGCAGTGGTGGCGGTGGCGGCAGCGGGGACAAGCCGTTCGGCGGGACTCCGGCGCCGGTGCCCGGCACGGTGCAGATCGCCAACTACGACACCGGCGGTCAGGGCGTCGCCTACAACGTCACCGCAGCAAATGGCTCGGCCAACAGCTACCGCACCGACGGAGTGGACCTGGAGGCCACCGCGGACACGCAGGACACCAGTCCTCCGGGCGGCGCCGACGACATGGGCTGGACCGGTGCCGGACAGTGGTTCCACTACACGGTCCAGGTGGCCACCAGCGGTGTCTACACCGTCAGCTTCCGCGTGGCCGCACCGGCGGCGATCGCCGACGCGCTGCACATAGCGGACTCCACCGGCGCCAACCTGAGCGGTGCGGTCGCCGTTCCGGCCACCGGCGGGTATCAGACCTGGGCCACCGTCACCGCCACCGTCACGCTGGCGGCCGGCGCGCAGACGCTCACGGTCGCCGAGGACGCCGCCGGCTTCAACATCCACTTCCTGTCCTTCGCCCAGGGCACCAACGGCGGCGGTGGCGGCGGCCCGACGCAGTACTGCGGCTACCAGGACCTCGCCCTCGACCAGCCGACCACGGCCTCCTCGACCTACTCCGCCACGGGCAACCTGGCCTCCGCGGCCACCGACGGCGACCCGGGCACCCGCTGGGAGAGCGCGTACAGCGACCCGCAGTGGCTGGAGGTCGACCTGGGTTCCCAGACCTCGATCTGCGCCGCCGCGCTGTCCTGGGAGGCCGCGTACGCCTCGGCGTTCCAGATCCAGACGTCCACCGACAACACGGCCTGGAACACGGTCTACTCCACGACCACCGCCACCGGCGGGAGCCAGTCGTTCACGTTCTCGGCGACCGCCCGCTACATCCGGATGTACGCCACCAAGCGTGCGACGCAGTGGGGCGACTCCGTCTTCGAGTTCGACGTCTACGGCCTGACGAACGTGCCCCCGCTCTCCGGCGGCACCGGCAACGGCGGCAACGGCGTCTGCCCCTGGGTCGGCTCCACCGCGCCGGTCGCGCAGCGGGTCCAGCAGGTCCTCACCACCATGAACCAGACCGAGGAGTTCACCCTGCTCTCCGGTGACGGCGGCTCGTCGTACATCGGCCAGGTCGCCGCCATCCCCAACCTGTGCATCCCGCCGATGAACATGCAGGACGGCCCGACCGGTGTCGGCGACGGGACCGGCGGGGTCACCGCCTACCCCGACGGCGAGTCCGCGGCGTCCACCTGGGACCCGGCGCTGATCCAGCAGGAGGGCACCGCGATGGGTGCCGAGTTCGCCGGGAAGGGCGTGAACGTCTCGCTCGGCCCGACAACGAACCTGGTGCGCGACCCGCGCTGGGGCCGGACCTACGAGACGTACGGCGAGGACCCGTTCCTGGCCGGCCAGATCACCTCGGCCCAGGTGCGCGGTCTGCAGAGCCAGGGCGTCCAGGCCATGGTCAAGCACGTCGCGGCCTACGACCAGGAGACGTACCCGAACGGCGGCAACAACGAGACCGTCAGCAACCAGGCGCTCCAGGAGCTGTACCTGGCTCCGTTCGAGTCCACCATCGCGCAGTCGGCGCCGGCCTCGTTCATGTGCTCCTACGCGGTCGTCAACGGCAGCGCGTCGTGCCAGAACTCGTACATGCAGACCAAGAGCCTCGACGGTGCCGCGGACTACGGCGGCTACATCACCTCCGACTGGGGCGCCGACTACAACAACGTGGCCTCGGTCGTGGGCGGCATGGACATCGGGATGCCGTTCCCCGGCTCGATCCCGACCGACCTGGCCAACGCCGTCAAGGCCGGCACCCTGAGCCAGTACGCGGTGAACGCGGCCGTCAGCCGGATCCTGACCCAGATGTTCGCGTTCGGCATGTTCGACAACCCGGCCAGCGGCTCCCTGTCCAACACGGTCACCTCGGCCGCGCACCAGCAGACGGCGCTGCAACTGGGCCAGGAAGGCACGGTCCTGCTGAAGAACAACGGCCTGCTGCCTCTGAACCCGACCAGCGCCAAGACCGTCGCGGTGATCGGGACCGACGGCGGCGCCGGCGTCGAGATCGCCGGCGGCGGCAGCGGCACGGTGACGAGCGCGAACACGATCTGGCCGGTCACCGGCATCCAGAACGCGGTCGGGCCGAACGTCAAGGTCACCTACACGCAGGGCGACGACAACGGCACCACCGACATCCCGCAGGCGGTGAGCGCGGCCCAGGCGGCGAACGACGCGATCATCTACGTCAGCGCGCCGGAGGGCGAGGAGAGCGACCTGAAGACGCTCGACCTGTCGGCGGCCGACGAGACGATGATCTCGGATGTGGCGGCGGTGAACCCGAACACCATCGTGGTGATCAACAGTGGTTCGCCGGTGGTCATGCCGTGGCTCAACTCGGTCGCGGGCGTGTTCGAGAACTGGTACGGCGGTGGGGAGACCGGTGCTGCGGTGGCCTCGCTGATCTTCGGTGCGGCGAACCCGTCGGGCAAGTTGCCGGTGACGTTCCCGTCGTCGTTGAGTCAGGTTCCGGCGCAGACCACGGCGCAGTGGCCGGGTACGCCGACCGGTCCGGTGTACAGCGAGGGTGTGAACATCGGGTACCGCTGGTATCAGTCGCAGAACATCACGCCGGCGTTCCCGTTCGGGTTCGGCCTGTCCTACACCAAGTTCTCCTTCTCCAACCTGGCTGTGGGCGGCTTCAATGCCAATGGTCAGGCCACGGTGACCGCGACGGTGACCAACACCGGATCGGTCGCTGGTGCGGAAGTGGCGCAGATGTATGTGGGGGATCCGGCCGCCAGTCAGGATCCGCCGAATCAGTTGGCTGGGTTCCAGCGGGTGATGCTGAATCCGGGGCAGAGTGCGACAGTCACGTTCCCGTTGAGTATTCACAATCTGGCGTCGTGGTCGGCCACTGACAACCAGTGGGAGGCCCAGGCCGGCAGCTATGCGATCCGGGTCGGGGATGCCTCCAGCAACCTGCCGTTGACTGGTTCGACGTCGCTGGCGCACACGTTGACCGGGCAGGTGGCCGCTGGTGCGTCCTATGCCGGGGTGTCGTCGGCGAACACGGCGGTCAGCGCGAATGTCACGCCGAACTCGGGTGTGGCGGGTTCGGAGACGGTCGGTGTGGTCAACCCGTTCGGGTACAGCAGTCCGAAGGGCACCGGGGTGTCGTTCCCGATGCAGGCTGTCGATTCCAACAGCGCGGCCACGCTCACCTACAGCGCCACCGGGTTGCCGCCGGGCATCAGCATCAGCGGCAACGGCACGATTTCCGGCAGCGGAACGACGCTGGGGACCTACACCGTGACCGTCACCGCCACCGACGGAGCGGGGGTGTCAGGCACAGCCACCTTCGTGTGGTCGATCGTGCAGTGA
- a CDS encoding ArnT family glycosyltransferase, with protein MRVHENGLPVGGGLGLRRLNATAATAVVATVPRPRTAARPFAGLGLLLGEPLRRVLPIVLVMLAVAGSLVVLVVARAPQLSIVDEAAHADYAYQVAHGHVPAKGGVVDAEIRYEWYCHDLGAAVSSADCAAGFSDDFQADAQDYTFGDPPLYYLVTGCLSRALSPLVPGAHDFITAGRVVGALWLFAGMLVLYLALRAFEVEQRYACLGAVLLPLCPGVLAAASSLTSDAPSALCGAAALYVLARMIVQGRTGWVLPFAVTALAAGTKILNGVPMLVVGGFAVVLAVGAWRRGDRGAALRTGRMALAVAVAFCLVYGGWTVFQSGRGQAGWVNPNLADSLPLAGSAAGDLLSNLFGTFQHLTTNYWLADNVNGESVVIWATLLCVVLGAAPFALMATSRVRSWSWQLGVGTAVGISAVAVVVETQVFASSGRYFAVVAGRYALSFLPWAIACLAVVASRRRLARSGIAFTGLGLAVMLLATTGLFTLGPALSSRTSFLVG; from the coding sequence ATGCGAGTGCATGAAAACGGTCTTCCGGTCGGCGGCGGTCTTGGCCTGCGGCGGCTCAACGCCACCGCGGCCACGGCCGTCGTCGCGACGGTGCCCCGACCGCGGACGGCCGCCCGGCCGTTCGCCGGTCTCGGCCTCCTTCTCGGCGAGCCGTTGCGCCGGGTGCTGCCGATCGTGCTGGTGATGCTGGCCGTCGCCGGTTCGCTGGTGGTGCTCGTGGTGGCCCGGGCGCCGCAGTTGTCGATCGTCGACGAGGCCGCGCACGCCGACTACGCCTACCAGGTCGCGCACGGGCATGTGCCGGCCAAGGGCGGGGTCGTCGACGCCGAGATCCGCTACGAGTGGTACTGCCACGATCTGGGCGCCGCGGTGTCCTCGGCGGACTGCGCCGCGGGATTCAGCGACGACTTCCAGGCCGACGCGCAGGACTACACGTTCGGCGACCCGCCGCTGTACTACCTGGTCACCGGCTGTCTGAGCCGGGCGCTGAGCCCGCTGGTGCCGGGTGCGCACGACTTCATCACCGCCGGCCGGGTCGTCGGGGCGCTGTGGTTGTTCGCCGGGATGCTCGTGCTGTATCTCGCGCTGCGGGCCTTCGAGGTGGAGCAGCGGTACGCCTGCTTGGGCGCGGTGCTGCTGCCGCTGTGCCCCGGCGTGCTGGCCGCCGCCAGTTCCCTGACCAGCGACGCGCCGTCCGCGCTGTGCGGGGCGGCAGCGCTGTACGTGCTGGCCCGGATGATCGTGCAGGGCCGGACCGGCTGGGTTCTGCCGTTCGCCGTCACGGCGCTGGCCGCCGGGACGAAGATCCTGAACGGCGTGCCGATGCTGGTGGTCGGCGGGTTCGCGGTGGTCCTCGCGGTGGGGGCCTGGCGGCGCGGCGACCGGGGCGCCGCGCTGCGCACCGGGCGGATGGCGCTCGCGGTCGCGGTCGCCTTCTGTCTGGTCTACGGCGGCTGGACGGTGTTCCAGAGCGGACGCGGCCAGGCCGGCTGGGTGAACCCGAACCTGGCCGACAGTCTGCCGCTGGCCGGATCCGCGGCCGGCGACCTGCTCAGCAACCTGTTCGGCACCTTCCAGCACCTGACGACCAACTACTGGCTGGCCGACAACGTCAACGGCGAATCGGTGGTGATCTGGGCGACGCTGCTGTGCGTGGTGCTCGGCGCCGCGCCCTTCGCGCTGATGGCCACCAGCCGCGTGCGCTCCTGGAGCTGGCAGCTGGGCGTCGGCACCGCGGTCGGCATCTCGGCGGTCGCGGTCGTCGTGGAGACCCAGGTGTTCGCCTCGAGCGGACGCTACTTCGCGGTCGTCGCGGGCCGGTACGCGCTGAGCTTCCTGCCGTGGGCGATCGCGTGCCTCGCTGTCGTGGCGAGCCGCCGCCGGCTGGCGCGCAGCGGGATCGCGTTCACCGGGCTCGGTTTGGCGGTGATGCTGCTCGCCACGACCGGGCTGTTCACCCTCGGGCCCGCGCTGAGCAGCCGGACGTCCTTCCTCGTCGGCTGA
- a CDS encoding M23 family metallopeptidase, translating into MRRTLSSCLIAGALGLLSSTPAVAVAVARSAPQVPAVQVTAVSVAASIEPTQVLGTDGLTHLAYELLMVNYGTDPATVASVQALDAADQSRVLDSLSGADVAARFKIASIGGAPSAAAVIGPGQEGIVFMDATVGAGLAVPRDLVNKVRITYPEPQAGGLVPADVTVTVARTPVSGVPAPVIQPPLSGTRWFDANGCCSVLTAHRGAVNPLNGGQNFPERAAIDWIKLDDQNRLFTGDPTKLSSYAYYGAPVMAAVDGEVVVAVDGLPNQVPTIEPPLGTLPLTDFAGNHVIEKFTYAGRVYYALYAHMVPGSVLAHVHVGEHLRAGQTIGQVGNSGNTTAPHLHFQVMDQPNELASQGLPFMLDRQYLRGRAASENVLDDLFAGKPFTYAPGVQPSWLFYRMPIYLDVADFYPEKGR; encoded by the coding sequence ATGCGGAGAACCCTCAGCTCGTGCCTGATCGCCGGAGCCCTCGGGCTGCTCAGCAGCACTCCGGCCGTGGCCGTGGCGGTGGCCCGGTCGGCCCCGCAGGTCCCTGCCGTCCAGGTCACCGCCGTTTCGGTGGCGGCCAGCATCGAGCCGACGCAAGTGCTCGGCACCGACGGCCTGACGCACCTGGCCTACGAGTTGCTGATGGTGAACTACGGGACCGATCCGGCGACCGTCGCCTCCGTGCAGGCGCTGGACGCGGCCGACCAGTCTCGGGTGCTCGACTCGCTGTCGGGCGCGGACGTCGCGGCCCGCTTCAAGATCGCCTCGATCGGCGGAGCGCCGAGCGCCGCGGCGGTCATCGGTCCGGGGCAGGAGGGGATCGTCTTCATGGACGCCACGGTCGGCGCCGGCCTGGCCGTCCCCCGCGACCTCGTCAACAAGGTGCGCATCACCTATCCCGAACCGCAGGCCGGCGGCCTGGTCCCGGCCGACGTCACGGTCACCGTGGCGCGCACCCCGGTGTCGGGCGTCCCCGCGCCGGTCATCCAGCCGCCGCTGAGCGGGACGCGCTGGTTCGACGCGAACGGCTGCTGCTCGGTCCTCACCGCGCACCGCGGAGCGGTGAACCCGCTCAACGGCGGCCAGAACTTCCCCGAGCGCGCCGCGATCGACTGGATCAAGCTGGACGACCAGAACCGGCTGTTCACCGGCGACCCGACCAAGCTGTCCAGCTACGCCTACTACGGCGCCCCGGTCATGGCGGCCGTCGACGGCGAGGTGGTCGTGGCCGTCGACGGCCTGCCGAACCAGGTGCCGACGATCGAGCCGCCGCTCGGGACGCTCCCGCTGACGGACTTCGCCGGCAACCACGTCATCGAGAAGTTCACCTATGCGGGCCGCGTCTACTACGCGCTCTACGCGCACATGGTGCCCGGCAGCGTCCTCGCGCACGTCCACGTCGGCGAACACCTCCGCGCCGGCCAGACCATCGGCCAGGTCGGCAACAGCGGCAACACCACCGCGCCGCACCTGCACTTCCAGGTGATGGACCAGCCGAACGAGCTGGCCTCCCAGGGACTGCCCTTCATGCTCGACCGCCAGTACCTGCGCGGCCGCGCGGCCAGCGAGAACGTGCTCGACGACCTGTTCGCGGGCAAGCCCTTCACCTACGCCCCGGGTGTGCAGCCGAGCTGGCTGTTCTACCGGATGCCGATCTACCTCGACGTGGCCGACTTCTACCCGGAGAAGGGCCGCTGA
- a CDS encoding GntR family transcriptional regulator, which translates to MATPRPLYERIERQLRRRLDAAADGEPFPSEPRLAEEFGVSRMTVRAALLGLERDGLLERVPGRGSFVRKAAAQRPVGTLLSFHDQALAAGHTPRSRVLRAERRPASPQEAALLWPGPDGAPDPAEVVAISRIRLFDDLPIAVEHAVFPAVLDALLTTDLETGSLHNALRRLGVLPTLGSSLLTARTAGDDAVDLGVTPGTPMLVETRTIHDQDGNPVEHTVSSYVADRYALKVEFAVVTPERPDTPTVGSKTGQR; encoded by the coding sequence ATGGCGACACCGCGACCGCTGTACGAGCGCATCGAGCGGCAGCTGCGCCGCCGCCTGGACGCCGCCGCCGACGGGGAGCCGTTCCCCTCCGAGCCGCGGCTGGCCGAGGAGTTCGGCGTCTCGCGGATGACCGTGCGCGCGGCGCTGTTGGGTCTGGAGCGCGACGGCCTCCTCGAACGCGTGCCCGGCCGCGGCAGCTTCGTGCGCAAAGCCGCCGCTCAGCGGCCCGTCGGCACCCTGCTCAGCTTCCACGACCAGGCCCTGGCCGCCGGCCACACCCCGCGCTCGCGCGTGCTGCGGGCCGAGCGGCGGCCGGCCTCCCCGCAGGAGGCGGCGCTCCTGTGGCCCGGTCCCGACGGCGCCCCGGACCCGGCCGAGGTGGTCGCCATCAGCCGGATCCGGCTCTTCGACGACCTGCCGATCGCGGTCGAACACGCCGTCTTCCCGGCGGTTCTGGACGCCCTGCTCACCACCGACCTGGAAACCGGGTCGCTGCACAACGCCTTGCGCCGCCTCGGCGTCCTGCCGACGCTCGGCTCCTCGCTCCTCACCGCGCGCACCGCCGGCGACGACGCCGTCGACCTCGGCGTCACCCCCGGCACGCCGATGCTCGTCGAGACCCGGACCATCCACGATCAGGACGGCAACCCGGTCGAGCACACCGTCAGCTCCTACGTCGCGGACCGCTACGCGCTGAAGGTCGAGTTCGCGGTCGTCACACCGGAGCGCCCCGACACTCCCACGGTCGGATCAAAGACCGGGCAGCGGTGA
- the deoC gene encoding deoxyribose-phosphate aldolase, which yields MSVTSLDVPRWTGPLPTRAAVAKMVDHSLLRPELTPADVEAGLAVALEQRTASACVRPGDVATAAKALRGSDVAVGTVVGFPHGSSTTATKVFETRELVSLGAQEIDMVIDIGRLRAGDTAFTRAEIAAVVEAAEGHPVKVIFENFYLTDQEKTAGCQAAEAAGAAYVKTSTGFAGGGATAADIALMRRTVSPAVRIKAAGGVRTLDALLLLHSLGATRFGATTTVSMLDDLDRRIADSGSALID from the coding sequence ATGTCTGTCACCTCGCTCGATGTCCCGCGCTGGACCGGCCCGCTGCCCACCCGCGCCGCCGTGGCGAAGATGGTCGACCACTCGCTGCTGCGCCCCGAGCTGACCCCGGCCGACGTCGAGGCCGGCCTGGCCGTCGCGCTGGAGCAGCGGACGGCGTCGGCGTGCGTGCGCCCCGGCGACGTCGCGACGGCCGCGAAAGCGCTGCGCGGCAGCGACGTGGCCGTCGGCACCGTCGTCGGCTTCCCGCACGGCAGCAGCACCACCGCGACAAAGGTCTTCGAAACCCGCGAGCTGGTCTCCCTGGGCGCCCAGGAGATCGACATGGTGATCGACATCGGCCGCCTGCGGGCCGGCGACACCGCCTTCACCCGCGCCGAGATCGCCGCCGTCGTCGAGGCCGCCGAAGGGCATCCGGTCAAGGTGATCTTCGAGAACTTCTACCTCACCGACCAGGAGAAGACCGCCGGCTGCCAGGCCGCCGAGGCCGCGGGCGCGGCGTACGTCAAGACCAGCACCGGGTTCGCCGGCGGCGGCGCGACCGCCGCCGACATCGCCCTGATGCGGCGCACGGTCTCGCCCGCGGTGCGGATCAAGGCCGCCGGCGGCGTGCGCACACTGGACGCCTTGCTGCTGCTGCACAGCCTGGGCGCCACCCGCTTCGGCGCCACCACCACCGTGTCGATGTTGGACGACCTGGACCGCCGGATCGCCGATTCCGGTTCCGCCCTCATCGACTGA
- a CDS encoding phage tail protein: MPYTVDFENVSTIGLESSPVADALAGLRANEARYFKNKYDHVFTVSPADEAPEVLEWVKRILSEEREIVIGSRPLEVTAFEVEGIRMAYVFYESGLSINVMYTIADAGKRAVGFKLSEGMEVPEELEPRFKFARQKSKLAGVIRGSFFVIKGEY, translated from the coding sequence ATGCCCTACACCGTGGATTTCGAGAACGTGTCCACCATCGGCCTGGAATCGTCCCCGGTCGCGGACGCCCTCGCGGGACTGCGCGCCAACGAGGCGCGCTACTTCAAGAACAAGTACGACCATGTGTTCACCGTCAGCCCGGCCGACGAGGCGCCGGAGGTGCTCGAGTGGGTGAAGCGGATCCTGTCCGAGGAACGCGAGATCGTCATCGGCTCCCGGCCGCTGGAAGTGACCGCCTTCGAGGTGGAGGGCATCCGGATGGCCTACGTGTTCTACGAGTCCGGCCTGTCGATCAACGTCATGTACACCATCGCGGACGCCGGGAAGCGCGCCGTCGGGTTCAAGCTCTCCGAAGGCATGGAGGTCCCCGAGGAACTCGAGCCGCGCTTCAAGTTCGCCCGGCAGAAGTCGAAGCTGGCCGGGGTGATCCGGGGGTCGTTCTTCGTGATCAAGGGCGAGTACTGA